A part of Tardiphaga sp. vice304 genomic DNA contains:
- a CDS encoding PAS domain-containing hybrid sensor histidine kinase/response regulator, with translation MLHDWGVILVALGYIGFLFCVASYGDRIALFRRARMGALIYPLSLAIYCTSWTFFGSVGFASRTGVEFLAIYLGPILMIAFCTPILRRVIHLAKSQNITSIADFIAARYGKSQAVAATVAVIAIIGSVPYIALQLKAVASSLETILGDDKTIAGVPVVGDMALVVTLAMAAFAVLFGTRQTNATEHQHGLMLAVATESIVKLVAFIAAGLFVTFWMFGPSELIERAIKTPEALRAISYTPSIGNFLTMVLLSFCAIMLLPRQFHVSVVENSSDDEVGRARWLFPTYLIAINLFVIPIALAGLVTFPFGAVDSDMYVLALPIEAGASLLSVLVFIGGLSAATAMVIVECVALAIMVSNDIVLPMVLRRGPRPAGVPTDYGNLLLKVRRFSIFAIMAMAYFYFRALGNTQLAAIGLLSFAAIAQFAPAFFGGLIWRRATARGAIGGMVIGFIVWAYTLFIPSFLEGSTAGLMLLQHGPLGIEALRPQGLFGADLPPLMHGTLWSLSLNILTYIVLSLMRAPSSIERLQSELFVPPTLAPITPTFRRWRSTVTVQDIQGTVTQYLGPERARESFEAFATRRRVDLDPAAPADFELLQHAEHLIASSIGAASSRMVMSLLLRKRTVSAKAALKLLDDSHAALHFNREILQTALNHVRQGIAVFNPDLQLIVSNRHFGDILGLPPPIVQIGIPLREIIEFIGLQGASAGNHSEALTQARLLAYTTEGEPYLERLPDRQIVIEVRTNRMPDGGLVLTFSDVTPSFEAAEALERANATLEKRVRDRTEELTRLNTELALAKSTAEDANISKTRFLAAASHDILQPLNAARLYVTSLVERQSGGEDARLVENIDDSLEAIEEILGALLDISRLDAGAMNPSISSFRIGDLMRSLEIEYAPIARARGVALQFVPCSLPVKSDRLMLRRLLQNLISNAIKYTPHGRVLVGCRRRGQSLQIGIYDTGVGIPILKRGEIFKEFHRLEQGARIARGLGLGLSIVQRLASVLNHGIALDANRGGGSFFSVTAPIATAIDHTTAVTSATPLSKSPMSGTLIVCIENDPAILDGMRTLLRAWDATVIAVADPEAAMAAIAEIEASGRQLTGLLVDYHLDRGNGIAAIREIRSRFGSAIPAILITADRSPHVREAARQSEIAVLNKPVKPASLRALLGQWRTRQMTAAE, from the coding sequence TTGCGCTGTTCCGGCGTGCGCGGATGGGCGCGCTGATCTATCCGCTGTCGCTGGCGATCTATTGCACCTCCTGGACCTTCTTCGGGTCGGTCGGCTTCGCCAGTCGCACCGGCGTGGAATTCCTCGCGATCTATCTCGGCCCGATCCTGATGATTGCGTTCTGCACGCCGATCCTACGCCGGGTGATCCATCTGGCGAAATCGCAGAACATCACCTCGATCGCCGATTTCATCGCCGCACGCTACGGCAAGAGCCAGGCGGTGGCGGCCACCGTCGCCGTGATCGCGATCATCGGCTCGGTGCCCTACATCGCGCTGCAATTGAAGGCGGTGGCATCGTCGCTGGAAACCATCCTAGGCGACGACAAGACGATCGCCGGCGTGCCGGTGGTCGGCGACATGGCGCTGGTCGTCACCCTTGCGATGGCCGCCTTCGCCGTGCTGTTCGGCACCAGGCAGACCAACGCCACCGAACACCAGCACGGGTTGATGCTGGCGGTCGCCACCGAATCGATCGTCAAGCTGGTGGCGTTCATCGCCGCCGGCCTGTTCGTGACGTTCTGGATGTTCGGGCCGTCCGAACTGATCGAGCGCGCGATAAAGACGCCGGAGGCGTTGCGCGCCATCAGCTACACGCCCTCGATCGGCAATTTCCTCACCATGGTACTGCTGTCGTTCTGCGCCATCATGCTGCTACCGCGGCAGTTTCATGTCAGCGTGGTGGAGAATTCCAGCGACGACGAGGTCGGCCGGGCGCGCTGGCTGTTTCCGACCTATCTGATCGCGATCAACCTGTTCGTGATACCGATCGCGCTGGCCGGCCTTGTCACCTTCCCGTTCGGCGCCGTCGATAGCGACATGTATGTGCTGGCGCTGCCGATCGAAGCCGGCGCCAGTCTTCTCAGCGTCCTCGTCTTCATCGGCGGGCTATCGGCGGCCACCGCCATGGTGATCGTCGAATGCGTCGCGCTGGCGATCATGGTGTCGAACGACATCGTGCTACCCATGGTGCTGCGGCGCGGCCCGCGCCCGGCCGGCGTGCCGACCGACTATGGCAACCTGTTGCTCAAGGTGCGGCGGTTCTCGATATTTGCCATCATGGCGATGGCCTATTTCTATTTCCGGGCGCTCGGCAACACCCAGCTCGCGGCCATCGGCCTGTTGTCCTTTGCCGCGATCGCCCAGTTCGCGCCGGCCTTCTTCGGCGGGCTGATCTGGCGCCGCGCCACCGCGCGGGGCGCGATCGGCGGCATGGTGATCGGCTTCATCGTCTGGGCCTATACGCTCTTCATTCCGAGCTTCCTTGAAGGCAGTACGGCCGGTCTCATGCTTTTGCAGCATGGCCCGCTCGGCATCGAGGCGCTGCGACCGCAGGGCCTGTTTGGCGCCGACCTGCCGCCGTTGATGCATGGCACGCTGTGGAGCCTGTCGCTCAACATCCTCACTTATATCGTGCTGTCGCTGATGCGGGCGCCGTCGTCGATCGAGCGGCTGCAGAGCGAGTTGTTCGTGCCGCCGACGCTGGCGCCGATCACGCCGACGTTCCGGCGCTGGCGCAGCACCGTCACGGTGCAGGACATCCAGGGCACGGTGACGCAATATCTCGGGCCGGAGCGCGCCCGCGAATCCTTCGAGGCCTTCGCCACCCGCCGCCGCGTCGATCTCGACCCGGCGGCGCCAGCCGATTTCGAACTGCTGCAGCACGCCGAGCATCTGATCGCCTCGTCGATCGGCGCGGCCTCCTCGCGCATGGTGATGTCGCTCTTGCTGCGCAAGCGCACCGTGTCCGCGAAAGCCGCGCTGAAACTGCTCGACGATTCGCATGCCGCCTTGCATTTCAACCGCGAGATCCTGCAGACCGCGCTGAACCATGTCCGCCAGGGCATCGCGGTGTTCAATCCCGACCTGCAGCTGATCGTCTCCAACCGGCATTTTGGCGACATCCTCGGGCTGCCGCCGCCGATCGTGCAGATCGGGATCCCGCTGCGCGAAATCATCGAGTTCATCGGCCTGCAGGGCGCCTCGGCGGGCAACCACAGCGAGGCGCTGACGCAGGCGCGGTTGTTGGCCTATACGACCGAGGGCGAGCCCTATCTGGAGCGGCTGCCGGACCGCCAGATCGTCATCGAGGTCCGCACCAACCGGATGCCGGACGGCGGGCTGGTGCTGACCTTCTCCGACGTGACGCCGAGCTTCGAGGCCGCCGAGGCGCTGGAGCGCGCCAATGCGACGCTGGAAAAGCGCGTCCGCGACCGCACCGAGGAACTGACACGGCTGAATACCGAGCTGGCGCTGGCCAAGAGCACGGCCGAAGACGCCAACATCTCCAAAACCCGATTCCTTGCCGCGGCCAGCCACGACATCCTGCAGCCGCTGAACGCGGCCAGACTCTATGTCACCAGCCTGGTCGAGCGGCAGAGCGGCGGAGAGGACGCGCGCCTGGTCGAGAACATCGACGACTCGCTGGAGGCGATCGAGGAAATCCTGGGCGCGCTCCTCGACATCTCGCGGCTCGATGCGGGCGCGATGAACCCGTCGATCTCCAGCTTCCGGATCGGCGACCTGATGCGCTCGCTGGAGATCGAATATGCGCCGATCGCGCGCGCCCGCGGCGTCGCGCTGCAATTCGTGCCGTGCTCGCTGCCGGTGAAATCCGACCGCTTGATGCTGCGCCGGCTGTTGCAGAACCTGATCTCCAACGCCATCAAATACACGCCGCATGGAAGGGTGCTGGTCGGCTGCCGGCGGCGCGGCCAATCGCTGCAGATCGGCATTTATGACACCGGCGTCGGCATTCCGATCCTCAAGCGCGGCGAGATATTCAAAGAGTTCCACCGGCTCGAGCAGGGCGCGCGGATCGCACGCGGGCTGGGCCTCGGCCTGTCGATCGTGCAACGTCTGGCCTCGGTGCTCAATCACGGCATCGCGCTGGACGCCAACCGCGGCGGCGGCTCGTTCTTCTCGGTGACGGCGCCGATCGCCACGGCGATCGACCACACCACCGCCGTCACCAGCGCGACGCCGCTGTCGAAATCACCGATGTCCGGCACGCTGATCGTCTGCATCGAGAACGATCCTGCAATTCTCGATGGCATGCGGACGCTGCTCAGGGCTTGGGATGCCACCGTGATCGCCGTCGCCGACCCGGAAGCTGCGATGGCGGCGATTGCGGAGATCGAAGCATCGGGCCGGCAGTTGACCGGCCTCCTGGTCGACTATCATCTCGACCGCGGCAATGGCATCGCCGCGATCCGCGAAATCCGCAGCCGCTTCGGGTCCGCCATTCCGGCGATCCTGATCACCGCCGACCGCAGCCCGCACGTCCGCGAAGCCGCCCGGCAGTCGGAAATCGCGGTGCTCAACAAGCCGGTCAAGCCGGCCTCGCTGCGCGCCCTGCTCGGGCAATGGCGCACCCGGCAGATGACGGCGGCGGAGTGA
- a CDS encoding response regulator, with product MSVTATTRLIIADDHPLFRGALRQAVAGVLPEARIDETGTFEDLTKLLEQDSEVDLILLDLSMPGISGFSGLIYLRAQYPAAPVVIVSASDDVGTIRQSLDFGASGFIPKRFGVDTLRDAILKVMEGDVWVPPDIDMAAAADPEMTKLRDRLVTLTPQQVRVLMMLSEGLLNKQIAYELSVSEATIKAHVSAILQKLGVESRTQAVIAAARIAGGQWRQSEPTS from the coding sequence ATGTCGGTCACAGCCACCACACGCCTCATCATTGCGGACGATCACCCGCTGTTTCGCGGTGCGCTGCGACAAGCCGTCGCGGGCGTTCTGCCGGAGGCCCGGATCGACGAAACCGGTACGTTCGAGGATCTGACCAAGCTGCTGGAACAGGATTCAGAGGTCGATCTGATTCTGCTCGACCTGTCGATGCCCGGCATTTCCGGGTTCTCGGGGCTGATCTATCTGCGGGCGCAATATCCGGCCGCCCCCGTGGTGATCGTGTCGGCCAGCGACGATGTCGGCACCATCCGGCAGTCGCTGGATTTCGGCGCTTCCGGCTTCATTCCGAAGCGGTTCGGCGTCGATACGCTGCGCGACGCCATCCTCAAGGTGATGGAGGGCGATGTCTGGGTTCCGCCGGATATCGATATGGCGGCGGCGGCCGATCCGGAAATGACCAAGCTTCGCGACCGCCTGGTGACGCTGACGCCGCAGCAGGTACGGGTGCTGATGATGCTGTCGGAGGGGCTGCTCAACAAGCAGATCGCCTATGAGCTCAGCGTGTCGGAAGCGACCATCAAGGCGCATGTGTCTGCCATCCTGCAGAAGCTCGGCGTCGAAAGCCGTACCCAGGCGGTGATCGCCGCCGCCAGGATCGCCGGCGGCCAATGGCGCCAGAGCGAACCGACGTCGTAA
- a CDS encoding MFS transporter: MSTIAATSPKAAGMTKDERFVIFASSLGTVFEWYDFYLFGSLAGIIGAQFFGVIDPATNQPMFNQATRDIFALLAFAAGFIVRPFGAIVFGRVGDIVGRKYTFLVTILLMGISTFIVGLLPNAATIGIAAPIILISLRLLQGLALGGEYGGAATYVAEHSPPGKRGYYTSFIQTTATLGLFLSLLVILFTRTILGEPEFAAWGWRIPFLVSVVLLGVSVWIRLRLNESPVFKKMKEEGKSSKSPLTESFGNWSNAKIVLIALIGGTMGQGVVWYTGQFYALFFMQSILKVDGYTANLLIAWSLLLGTGFFIFWGSLSDKIGRKPIILAGCLIAALSFFPIFRMITSNANPALEKAIETVKVEVVSDPAQCGDLFNPVGTRVFTKPCDTARAYLAQSSVKYSSAPGPAGSGVKVVVNGKDTPYTDAKASNPAVLAAVQAAGYPKAGDAQIVKMSTPFDIFRPQVAAVIGLLFILVMFVTMVYGPIAALLVELFPARIRYTSMSLPYHIGNGWFGGLLPATSFAIVASTGDIYAGLWYPIIFATITAVVGFFFLPETKDVDISHT; this comes from the coding sequence ATGTCTACAATTGCAGCTACATCGCCCAAGGCGGCCGGAATGACGAAGGACGAACGCTTCGTCATCTTCGCATCTTCGCTCGGCACTGTGTTCGAATGGTATGATTTCTACCTGTTCGGCTCGCTCGCCGGCATCATCGGCGCGCAGTTCTTCGGCGTGATCGATCCGGCCACCAACCAGCCGATGTTCAACCAGGCGACGCGCGACATCTTCGCGCTGCTGGCCTTTGCCGCGGGCTTCATCGTCCGTCCGTTCGGCGCCATCGTGTTCGGTCGCGTCGGCGACATCGTCGGCCGCAAATACACCTTCCTCGTCACCATCCTGTTGATGGGCATTTCGACCTTCATCGTCGGCCTGCTGCCCAATGCCGCGACCATCGGCATTGCCGCGCCGATCATCCTGATCTCGCTGCGCCTGCTGCAGGGCCTCGCACTCGGCGGCGAATATGGCGGTGCCGCAACCTACGTCGCGGAACACTCGCCACCCGGCAAGCGCGGCTACTACACGTCGTTCATCCAGACCACGGCAACGCTGGGCCTGTTCCTGTCGCTGCTGGTGATCCTGTTTACCCGAACGATCCTCGGCGAGCCGGAATTCGCGGCCTGGGGCTGGCGCATTCCGTTCCTGGTCTCGGTGGTTCTGCTCGGCGTATCGGTCTGGATCCGGTTGCGGCTGAACGAATCCCCGGTCTTCAAGAAGATGAAGGAAGAGGGCAAGAGCTCGAAGTCGCCGCTCACCGAATCGTTCGGCAACTGGAGCAACGCCAAGATCGTGCTGATCGCCCTGATCGGCGGCACCATGGGCCAGGGCGTGGTCTGGTACACCGGCCAGTTCTACGCGCTGTTCTTCATGCAATCGATCCTCAAGGTCGACGGCTACACCGCCAACCTGCTGATCGCATGGTCGCTGCTGCTCGGCACCGGCTTCTTCATCTTCTGGGGCTCCTTGTCGGACAAGATCGGCCGCAAGCCGATCATCCTGGCGGGTTGTCTGATCGCGGCGCTGAGCTTCTTCCCGATCTTCCGGATGATCACGTCTAACGCCAATCCGGCGCTGGAAAAGGCGATCGAGACCGTCAAGGTGGAAGTCGTCTCGGATCCCGCGCAGTGCGGCGATCTGTTCAATCCGGTCGGCACCCGCGTGTTCACCAAGCCTTGCGATACGGCGCGCGCCTATCTGGCACAGTCGTCGGTCAAGTACTCCTCCGCCCCCGGTCCGGCCGGCTCCGGCGTCAAGGTCGTCGTCAACGGCAAGGACACGCCCTATACCGACGCCAAGGCCTCCAATCCGGCGGTCCTCGCGGCGGTGCAGGCAGCGGGTTATCCGAAGGCGGGTGACGCGCAGATCGTGAAGATGTCGACCCCGTTCGATATCTTCCGTCCGCAGGTGGCGGCGGTGATCGGCCTGCTGTTCATCCTGGTGATGTTCGTCACCATGGTGTACGGCCCGATCGCGGCCCTGTTGGTCGAACTGTTCCCGGCCCGCATCCGCTACACCTCGATGTCGCTGCCTTACCACATCGGCAACGGCTGGTTCGGCGGCCTGCTGCCAGCGACCTCCTTTGCGATCGTGGCCTCGACCGGCGATATCTATGCCGGCCTGTGGTATCCGATCATCTTCGCCACCATCACCGCGGTCGTCGGCTTCTTCTTCCTGCCGGAGACCAAGGACGTCGACATCAGTCACACCTGA
- a CDS encoding secondary thiamine-phosphate synthase enzyme YjbQ, with the protein MTSPKSISRSAPSSVTTTTVTSSMLTVQTSGPGFVDLTREVAKFVAEAGGREGALTLFIRHTSASLTVQENADPSVLVDLMTVLDRLAPQDFGWTHDSEGPDDMPAHVRTLLTATSLHIPVLAGQLALGTWQAIYLIEHRRRPHAREVVLQFVGSAG; encoded by the coding sequence ATGACGTCGCCGAAATCCATCTCCCGATCCGCGCCATCGTCCGTCACCACCACGACGGTCACCTCCTCGATGCTGACGGTGCAGACAAGCGGCCCCGGCTTCGTCGATCTGACGCGCGAGGTTGCCAAATTCGTCGCCGAGGCGGGTGGGCGCGAAGGCGCGCTGACGCTGTTCATCCGCCACACCTCGGCGTCGCTGACCGTCCAGGAGAATGCCGATCCCTCCGTGCTGGTCGATCTGATGACGGTGCTCGACCGGCTGGCGCCGCAGGATTTCGGCTGGACCCACGACAGCGAAGGCCCCGACGACATGCCGGCCCATGTCCGCACCCTGCTCACCGCCACCTCGCTGCACATTCCGGTGCTGGCCGGCCAGCTCGCGCTCGGCACCTGGCAGGCGATCTATCTGATCGAGCACCGCCGCCGCCCGCATGCGCGCGAAGTGGTGCTGCAATTCGTCGGGTCGGCGGGGTAG
- a CDS encoding 2-hydroxychromene-2-carboxylate isomerase, with protein sequence MPQPIDYYFSLPSPWAYIGHKLFMDLVKTHDLKVNYKPVFLGELFAETGGLPLGKRHPVRQRYRMLELQRWRDKRGLDFHPQPKHWPFDGRLPDGMVIAAIEAGFDPDPLLRRAFAAIWEAQLDLADSNVLIKLADESGLPGRQLVERAASADIGAAYAKNQEDALAADVFGSPAYVLNGEVFWGQDRLELLADALQSKRAPYTSAV encoded by the coding sequence ATGCCGCAACCGATCGACTACTATTTCTCGCTGCCGTCGCCATGGGCCTATATCGGCCACAAGCTGTTCATGGATCTGGTGAAAACCCACGATCTCAAGGTCAATTACAAGCCGGTCTTCCTCGGCGAATTGTTCGCAGAAACCGGCGGGCTGCCGCTCGGCAAGCGCCATCCGGTGCGGCAGCGCTACCGGATGCTGGAATTGCAGCGCTGGCGCGACAAGCGCGGCCTCGACTTTCACCCGCAGCCTAAACACTGGCCGTTCGACGGGCGGCTGCCGGACGGCATGGTGATCGCGGCGATCGAGGCCGGCTTCGATCCCGATCCGCTGCTGCGCCGCGCCTTTGCCGCCATCTGGGAAGCGCAGCTCGACCTTGCCGATTCCAACGTGCTCATCAAGCTGGCGGACGAATCGGGTCTGCCGGGCCGGCAACTGGTCGAGCGCGCGGCGTCGGCGGACATCGGCGCGGCCTATGCCAAGAACCAGGAGGACGCGCTGGCCGCCGACGTATTCGGCTCGCCGGCCTATGTGCTGAACGGTGAGGTGTTCTGGGGCCAGGACCGCCTCGAATTGCTCGCGGACGCATTGCAATCGAAGCGCGCGCCCTACACATCAGCGGTCTAG
- a CDS encoding AtpZ/AtpI family protein, translating to MTDDTPDNDGKSGGGLPAHDEAALSARLGSLDQKLSKIRDDRKFQADQSETGSGNAQSRASAMAVGLRLSSELVAGVVVGTILGWGFDRLLSTSPWGLIVFMLLGFVAGVMNVMRSAGVAPKS from the coding sequence ATGACCGACGACACGCCGGACAACGATGGCAAGAGCGGAGGTGGACTTCCGGCGCACGATGAAGCCGCGCTGTCCGCAAGGCTCGGAAGCCTGGATCAGAAGTTGTCCAAGATTCGGGACGACCGCAAGTTCCAGGCTGACCAATCCGAAACCGGAAGCGGGAACGCGCAATCCAGAGCTTCGGCGATGGCAGTGGGTCTCCGGCTTTCTTCGGAACTGGTCGCGGGGGTGGTCGTCGGCACGATTCTGGGCTGGGGCTTCGATCGTCTGCTGTCGACTTCACCGTGGGGGCTGATCGTATTCATGCTGCTCGGCTTCGTCGCCGGCGTGATGAACGTGATGCGTTCGGCCGGCGTCGCTCCGAAGTCATGA
- a CDS encoding F0F1 ATP synthase subunit A, with amino-acid sequence MADPIHQFEIHKIFSLGHIGNQEIAFTNSSAYMFGAVAIVSVLMLGGSAGRALIPSRFQSVAELSYEFVSNTVRSSIGEEGMKFFPFVFSLFMFILTANLIGIVPYTFTVTSHLIVAVALALMVFLTVLIYGLYKNGWKFFKLFVPSGIPMYILPLVTVIEVISFLSRPVSHSVRLFANMLAGHITLKVFAGFVTSLSALGAIGVFGAVLPLAMTTALTALELLVAFLQAYVFTILTCIYLNDALHPGH; translated from the coding sequence ATGGCCGATCCGATCCATCAATTTGAGATCCACAAGATCTTCAGCCTGGGCCATATCGGCAACCAGGAAATTGCGTTCACCAATTCGTCGGCCTACATGTTCGGCGCCGTGGCGATCGTGTCCGTGCTGATGCTCGGCGGCAGCGCCGGACGCGCGCTGATCCCGAGCCGGTTCCAGTCGGTCGCCGAACTGTCCTACGAATTCGTGTCCAATACGGTGCGCTCCAGCATCGGCGAAGAGGGCATGAAGTTCTTCCCCTTCGTGTTCTCGCTGTTCATGTTCATCCTGACCGCGAACCTGATCGGCATCGTTCCCTACACCTTCACCGTCACCAGCCACCTGATCGTCGCCGTCGCTTTGGCGCTGATGGTGTTCCTGACCGTGCTGATCTACGGCCTCTATAAGAACGGCTGGAAGTTCTTCAAGCTGTTCGTGCCCTCCGGCATCCCGATGTACATCCTGCCGCTGGTGACCGTGATCGAGGTGATCTCGTTCCTGTCGCGCCCGGTGTCGCATTCGGTGCGTCTGTTCGCCAACATGCTGGCCGGCCACATCACGCTGAAAGTGTTCGCGGGCTTCGTGACGTCGCTGAGCGCGCTTGGCGCCATCGGCGTGTTCGGCGCGGTGCTGCCGCTGGCGATGACCACGGCGCTGACCGCGCTGGAACTGCTGGTCGCCTTCCTGCAGGCCTACGTGTTCACGATCCTGACCTGCATCTATCTCAACGACGCCCTTCATCCGGGACACTAA
- a CDS encoding F0F1 ATP synthase subunit C: MDPIAAKYIGAGIACLGMGGAGIGVGMIFSQFLAGALRNPSASQGQFANLIFGFAVTEALGIFSLLIALLLLFAV; this comes from the coding sequence ATGGATCCCATCGCAGCTAAGTACATCGGCGCTGGCATTGCTTGTCTCGGCATGGGCGGCGCCGGCATCGGCGTCGGCATGATCTTCAGCCAGTTCCTCGCCGGCGCGCTGCGCAATCCCTCGGCTTCGCAGGGCCAGTTCGCGAACCTGATCTTCGGCTTCGCCGTGACCGAAGCGCTCGGCATCTTCTCGCTGCTGATCGCGCTGCTGCTGCTGTTCGCCGTCTAA
- a CDS encoding F0F1 ATP synthase subunit B family protein has product MAEGQGKSKAVEHGTAAHTAADGGHKAAFPPFESNTFASQLVSFAIAFGVLYLIVSRLALPRVGGVLASRQQVIDTDLNEAAKLKADSDAALKAYETELATARAKAQAMAAEVREKLNAQQDAAKAELEANLATRLTAAEQTIASTRAMAMGNVRGIAADTAAAIVERLTGTSPAPAVVNAALDASLKG; this is encoded by the coding sequence GTGGCTGAAGGTCAGGGCAAATCCAAAGCCGTGGAGCACGGTACCGCCGCGCACACCGCGGCGGACGGTGGTCACAAGGCCGCATTCCCGCCGTTCGAGAGCAACACCTTCGCTTCGCAGCTGGTGTCGTTCGCGATCGCGTTCGGTGTGCTCTATCTGATCGTGTCCCGCCTGGCGCTGCCCCGCGTCGGCGGCGTTCTGGCGTCCCGGCAGCAGGTCATCGATACCGACCTGAACGAAGCCGCGAAGCTGAAGGCCGATTCGGATGCGGCGCTGAAGGCCTATGAGACCGAACTCGCCACTGCCCGCGCCAAGGCGCAGGCGATGGCGGCCGAGGTTCGCGAAAAGCTGAACGCGCAGCAGGACGCCGCCAAGGCGGAGCTGGAAGCAAATCTGGCGACGCGGCTCACCGCCGCCGAGCAGACCATTGCCAGCACCCGCGCAATGGCGATGGGCAATGTTCGCGGCATCGCTGCCGACACCGCCGCGGCGATCGTCGAACGGCTGACGGGCACCAGCCCGGCACCGGCCGTCGTCAACGCAGCTCTCGACGCTTCGTTGAAGGGATAA
- a CDS encoding F0F1 ATP synthase subunit B family protein, with amino-acid sequence MFGLQAEFWVAVAFVILMGVFGWFGIHRTILKALDIRSERIKQELNDARRLRDEAASLLASYKARHASAEREAADIITSAKEEAERIAAEAKTKMEDFVARRTKTAESKIALAEAQAVADVRAAAADAAVTAATTILSQSVTGSVADDLIAKGITEVRAKLN; translated from the coding sequence ATGTTCGGTTTGCAAGCAGAATTCTGGGTTGCGGTCGCTTTCGTCATCCTGATGGGCGTGTTCGGCTGGTTCGGCATTCACCGCACCATCCTGAAGGCGCTGGACATCCGTAGCGAGCGCATCAAGCAGGAACTCAACGACGCCCGTCGCCTGCGCGACGAAGCGGCTTCCCTGCTCGCCAGCTACAAGGCGCGTCACGCCTCGGCGGAACGCGAAGCCGCCGACATCATTACCTCCGCCAAGGAAGAGGCCGAGCGCATCGCCGCGGAAGCCAAGACCAAGATGGAAGATTTTGTCGCCCGTCGTACCAAGACCGCCGAGAGCAAGATCGCTCTCGCCGAAGCCCAGGCCGTGGCCGACGTTCGCGCCGCCGCCGCCGACGCCGCCGTGACCGCCGCGACCACCATCCTGTCGCAGTCGGTTACAGGTTCGGTCGCCGACGACCTGATCGCTAAGGGCATCACTGAAGTCCGCGCCAAGCTGAACTGA
- a CDS encoding transposase: protein MVRAVRCRTSARLAAGGPKVRASQKRHTRLISKIRAEVEGVFATLKRWLGFVRVRYRGLPKNIAHFNMVALAYNMRRSLNRTAQGLRAVKTSAKTPLSQLRDDPPQGKVRKRRLSQLHFTT, encoded by the coding sequence GTGGTGCGGGCTGTCAGATGCCGAACATCAGCGCGGCTTGCTGCTGGCGGCCCGAAGGTCCGTGCCTCGCAGAAGCGGCACACCAGGCTGATCAGCAAGATCAGGGCCGAGGTCGAAGGCGTGTTCGCGACGCTGAAGCGATGGCTGGGTTTCGTCCGCGTCCGCTACCGCGGTCTGCCCAAGAACATCGCCCACTTCAACATGGTCGCGCTTGCCTACAACATGCGCCGTTCGCTGAACCGGACAGCGCAGGGCCTCAGAGCCGTCAAAACGAGCGCAAAGACCCCATTGAGCCAATTACGCGACGATCCCCCTCAGGGGAAGGTAAGAAAGCGGCGCCTGTCGCAACTGCACTTCACCACATAA